The Methanopyrus kandleri AV19 DNA segment GGGTCTCGGTGGCCGCGACATACGCCCACAGGACGTGCTCGAGATAATCAAGGTGGCAGAGGAAGGGAAGGGTATGGACGAACCCGTCTGGATCAACGTGAAGGTGTGAGGGGGACCATCCGTGGGGAACAAGAGACGCGTCCCCATCCCGGAGGAGGAACTCATGGCTCCCGGCCATCGAGCGTGTGCGGGCTGCGGATCCGCCCTCTGCGCGCGCCTCTGCATGAAGGCCCTCGGTAAAGACACCGTGGTAGTCATGCCGACGGGGTGCATCGAGGTCGTCACGACGCCGTACCCGGAGACCGCTTGGGAAGTACCGTGGATCCACGTGGCGTTCGAGAACGCCGCCGCCGTCGCATCCGGTATCGAACGCGCATTGAAGGCGTTGGGGAAGGAGGACGTCACCGTTGCCGTGCTCGCGGGCGACGGTGGAACCGTGGACATAGGATTTCAGGCGCTATCGGGAATGATCGAGCGAGGTCACAATATCGTCTACATCTGTTACGACAACGAGGCTTACATGAACACAGGAGTACAGCGGAGCGGTGCGACACCGTACTTCGCCGCGACTACCACAACACCGCCGGGTAAGATCTGGAAGGGAGAGATGCGACCTAAGAAGGACATCCCGAAGATCATCGCCGCGCACGGAGCGCCGTACGTTGCGACGGCGTGCGTATCCCATCCCCAGGACCTCATCAAGAAGGTCAAGAAGGCGAAGGAAGTGGAAGGACCGGCGTACGTCCACGTACTGTGCCCGTGTCCACCGGGTTGGGGGCATGATTCGTCGGAGACTATCGAGATCGCGAAGCTGGCAGTGGAGACGGGGATGTGGGTGCTATACGAAATCGAGAACGGGGAGTTCCGCATCACCTATCGTCCGAAGGAGCGCAAGCCGGTGAAGGAGTACCTCAAGCGTCAGAAGCGGTTCCAACACCTGAGCGAGGACGACATAGAGAAGATCCAAAGGATGGTGGACGAGCAGTGGAAGGAGCTCGAAGGGAAGGAGTAAAGGCTTGGGTCGGTCTACCCGGCTGTATAGGTTGCGTTCTGTGCGCGGAGGCGTGTCCGATCGGCGCCATAGAGATCGTCGACGGCCGGCCGCAGAAGTGTATACACTGTGACCCGGAGCGGGCGATGTGCGCGCGGGCTTGCCCCCATCACGCGATCGTTCAGGTGTGCGAAACGCTCGTGGTGGACCGAGACCGATGTAATGGGTGCGGAAAGTGTGCCGAGGCCTGCCCAGTAGGCGGGATATTCATCCGCGAGGACGTCGCCGTGAAGTGTGACAACTGCTTGGACCGAGACTACCCCGCGTGTGTGGAAGTATGTCCAGTGGCCGGCGCGGACGTGGCTCCCGTGAACGAGCGAGTTTTATGGAGACGATCCCGAGCTGCCCGCACACTCCGAAACTTGCCGGGGAGTGGGGGTCATGCCCGACGACTCGGATCGAGAGCTGCTCGAAAGCATAGCCGAAGCCACAGTCGAAGCGTTGCGCGTGGCCGAAACTAAGCTTCCGGATGACGTGCTGGAGAGGGTCGAACGGGCCCTGGAGGAGGAAGAAGACGACCATGCCCGGATGATGCTGGAGGCGATCCTTGAGAACGTCCGCATCGCCGAGGAGAAAGGACTACCGATGTGCCAAGACACCGGACTGATCACGGTCTTTGCGGAGATCGGCCGCGAGTTCCCGCTGAGGCTGGCCGGGACCATCCGGGACGGGATCGAGGAGGGTATCCGGCGGGCCACGGAGGAGATACCACTTCGACCTAACGTGGTCCATCCGATCAGTAGGGAGAACACAGGTGATAACACCGGAGATCGTGTACCCATCGTGCGGTTCCTTCCGACCAAAGGGGAGGAGTTGAGGCTCCACTTCCTGCCCAAAGGTTTCGGGTCCGAGAACTCCAGCGCCGTGACTCGGTTATTACCCACGGAAGGGTTGGAAGGCGTCCGCGAGTTCGTGATCAAGACCGTGCGCGAGGCCGGCGGGATGCCGTGCCCACCGATCGTGCTGGGCGTGGGAGTCGGAGGTACGATCGATGAGGCCGCGCACTTGGCCAAGCTGGCCCTGTTCCGACCACTGAACGTCAGGAATCCGGACCCGGAGATCGCGAAGCTGGAGGAAGAGCTACTGGAGGAGATCAACCGGCTGGGCGTAGGTCCAATGGGTCTCGGGGGTCGAACTACGGCACTGGCGGTCAACGTCGAGCTAGCTTACACCCACACGGCCGGGCTGCCGGTGGCAGTGAATGTACAGTGCTGGGCGGCCCGGAGGGCGACCGCGATCGTGTACCCGGACGGCTTCTTCGAGGTCACTCAACGCGAGTATCCGCGGGGGTAATCGATTGACCGAACACCACCTGGAAGTCCCTCTCGAGAAGGAGGAACGGCTCACCGAGCTGGAGGTAGGCGATGTAGTGTACCTGAGCGGAACCATAATCACGGCTCGCGACAAAGCCCACCAGCGGATTTTCGAGGAAGGTGAGGAACCCCCCGTAGATCTCGAAGGAGCCGCCGTGTTCCACGCGGGTCCCGTGGTCAGGCGCGTCGACGACGGCTACGAGCTGGTGGTGATAGGCCCCACGACGAGCACGCGGATGGCGAAGTACCTCGAGGATATCGTGGATGCGGGCGTGAAGTTGATCGTCGGGAAGGGAGGCATGGGTCCAGACGCCCCCGAGGTGATGAAGGATCGCGCCGTATACCTCACGGCGCCGGGAGGGTGCGCCGCGCTCCTTGCCGAGCGGGTGAAAAGCATCCGAGAGGTGCACTGGTTGGACCTCGGAGTCCCCGAAGCGATATGGGTCCTGGAGGTGGAGGAGTTCGGCCCGCTAATAGTCACCGTGGACGCGCACGGTAACGAGCTGGCGGGTGAGTGAACCGTGTACGTCGGCCGGTTTTTACTCGCCGGGAAGCTGGAGGACGGGACACCGATCGCCGTATACGGCGTCTGCAGTCGCAGCTTCTCGGATCGACGTATCGAGGTCCGTGAGGGTGCGGCGTTCGTGGTTCCTGAAGATCCGAGCTACATCACCGAGAACCCGTACGTGACCTACACCTGCGCCCGGATCGTCGACGAGTTCCTGGTGCTCACCAACGGCGCCCAGACAGATCCTATCGCGGACAAGCTGGAGTCGGGAGTACCACCCAGGGAGGCGCTCGTATCCGTCACCTTCGCGATGGATTACGAACACGACGAGTACAATACACCGAGGATCTCCCTGATCACGGACGGCGAAACGTTCTGGCTAGGACGGGTCGCACCGGAGGAAGTGTACTTCAGGGTCATGAAGCCGAAGGACGGTGAGGGGTACTTACTGTCCGTGTACGGGGAGTACGCCGAGGTCCCGTCGAAACCCAACATGACCCTCGATCGGGAGGACCCGCTGGAGTGCGATCCGGTACCGTCCTTCGAGCACTACGTTTGCTCGGTGATCGCACGGCACGATGGCGGCCGTTGGTCCCTCGAGGCCAGGTGAGTCAGCCTACCTCCAACAGCCTCGCGTTTCCGGGCGGCATAGCCCTCATCACGTCGTCTACAGTCAGATAACGGCGTAGGTTCTCCACCTCCTTCTTGAACAGCTCGAAGAGCCTCCTGGCGACGTCGGATTTGCGCTCGTTTCCAGGCTCCAAGACGCCGTACGTCATGCAGTGTTTCTTCACGGCGGAGACTGGTCCGCCCATTACCCTGTACCCACCCTCCACCTCTTGGACACCGATTGCCACCTTCAGCTCCGTTCGACGGAACCAGTTACGTTTACCGCGGATGATAGCACCTCCGTGGGGGGCCTCGGCGGACTTGTCTACCTGATCGGCCGTCACCCAGTAAACATCAGCGGCTTTAAGGCCCCAACGCCACGCTCGGGAATACGAAGCCGCGAAGATCGCCGCCTCGCGTAGGGTCGTCTCCGGGACCTCCTCGCCCTCAGTCTTGATCACGACATGTGGAGCTCCGTGCACGTGAGCGTGGACGAGGATGTCGTGCTCCTCCAGGTAGCGCCGCAGTATGATCTCGTTGGTATGAGCGTCCGAGCCGCCTATGACTACGAAACCGTCGGAAGAGATGAACCACCTGAACCGCTCGTACCAGTCCTTCTTGCGACGCTTCGTGAGCTCGACGGTCAGTTCCTCGAGCTCCACCTCGGGTGGGCCCTCTTCGAGTAGCTTCTCGAGTTCGCGCTCCTGCTCTCGAAGAACCTCCTGAGCGCGCTCGGCCTTACGTTCTAGCTCCTTCGCACGATCGAAAAGCTTGGAAGCCGTGGAGTGAACGTCCGAGTCGATCGGTACGGGCACGGTTACCTCGCCGTTCTCACCCGGCAACCTGAGGATCACGCGACGGTTCTCAACGTCGATGTCGGCTATCCTCTCCACTTCCTCGATGCCGGAACCCTTAGCCTCTTGGATCCTCCGCTTGATCTCGTCCAGCGAGTACCCCTTGCGTTCTGCCTTCCGGAGCTCGCTCAGGATCCCGTCGACGAGGTTGTAGTTCAGGTACAGCGCGTTGGCCCGCCCACGGAGTTTCTCCGCCTTTGTACGTAGCTGCTCGATGCTCGAGCGCTGCCTCTCGATCGTCCGCTCGAGGCGACGTTTCTCACGCTCCCATTCCTCCCGCACTTCGCGTTCCTTCTCCGCCAGGAACTTCGTCACGTAATACTCGTCTAAGGCACGCTGGAAGGTGTCCTGCTCCTCCATCTCGAGCTCATCGGAGTAGCGTTCGAGCGGCACCGGCGTGACGTCCACGTAATCTCGCTCGGTCGTCCTATAGAGTGTGGGCCGTAGATCTCCCTCGGATATCTGCTCTAGGAGGTCCCGGAGCGTTTCGTAGAGCTCCTCTAGCTCATCCTCCTCGAACTCGGATGCGTGGGACTCCCGACGCTCGTACAGCCCGGCCCTCAGGAGCACCTCTTCGGCGTAGAGGCCCCCGAGACCCACGTCTACGGCGAGCGTCCGGACGAGATCGCGGTCGGCCTCGAGTAGTAGTTCCAGGAAGGCGTCACGGTCGAGCTCGTAAGGATCGGGCGGGCCTTCGGGTGGCTCGTACACTTCACCGGGCACGACGGCCCTGTTACGGAACCGTCTGGCCGGAAAAGCCCGCTCAATGACGTTGTTCTCGTCCGTTACGGCGAGCGTACCTTTGGGGAGCAGCTCGACATGGACCCTACGGCCCGAACGCAGGTCGAAGCGTAGGATTCTATCGAAACCTAGCTGGGTGACGCGCTCGATGCGGTCGCCGGAAAGGGTGTTTCGGAGGGCCTGGGAAACGGAGGTGGGTTGGTCGGGGCTGGGTTTTGGGCGCCAGGTTAGGTGTACACGCATCCCCGGTTCCCAGACCAGATAATGGGAGCCCACGCCCGGGACGTGAACCTTGACCTTCAGCTCGCGCTCTCCTACCTGGTATATCTTGTCTATCAAGGCCCCCTCGAGCAAGGAATCTAGTTCGCGGGCCGTGGCGCGTACGTCGAAGGATGTCATCGCCTCCTTGGACCACGCCTTCAGGCCGTGTGACCCCCGGTGGGATCACCGTCGGATCACGCGGTCCTTCTCTTGATCTTCGCCTTGACGGCCTCCTTCCTCCGGACTGTCTCCTCCTTCTCCTCCTCCCCGAGTACTTCACGGACCAGGTGCCGGATGGCGTTCTTGAAGGCTATAATCAGATCCCAGTCGTGGGCCTTGACCGAGATGACGTTCCGTGCGTCCTTGACGTGGATACGTACCGAGTACTTGTGTCGGTTACCCTCCTCGTGGTACCGCTTGATGTGGACCTCGACAGCCTC contains these protein-coding regions:
- the porB gene encoding pyruvate synthase subunit PorB produces the protein MGNKRRVPIPEEELMAPGHRACAGCGSALCARLCMKALGKDTVVVMPTGCIEVVTTPYPETAWEVPWIHVAFENAAAVASGIERALKALGKEDVTVAVLAGDGGTVDIGFQALSGMIERGHNIVYICYDNEAYMNTGVQRSGATPYFAATTTTPPGKIWKGEMRPKKDIPKIIAAHGAPYVATACVSHPQDLIKKVKKAKEVEGPAYVHVLCPCPPGWGHDSSETIEIAKLAVETGMWVLYEIENGEFRITYRPKERKPVKEYLKRQKRFQHLSEDDIEKIQRMVDEQWKELEGKE
- a CDS encoding 4Fe-4S dicluster domain-containing protein, coding for MEGARREGVKAWVGLPGCIGCVLCAEACPIGAIEIVDGRPQKCIHCDPERAMCARACPHHAIVQVCETLVVDRDRCNGCGKCAEACPVGGIFIREDVAVKCDNCLDRDYPACVEVCPVAGADVAPVNERVLWRRSRAARTLRNLPGSGGHARRLGSRAARKHSRSHSRSVARGRN
- a CDS encoding fumarate hydratase, producing MPDDSDRELLESIAEATVEALRVAETKLPDDVLERVERALEEEEDDHARMMLEAILENVRIAEEKGLPMCQDTGLITVFAEIGREFPLRLAGTIRDGIEEGIRRATEEIPLRPNVVHPISRENTGDNTGDRVPIVRFLPTKGEELRLHFLPKGFGSENSSAVTRLLPTEGLEGVREFVIKTVREAGGMPCPPIVLGVGVGGTIDEAAHLAKLALFRPLNVRNPDPEIAKLEEELLEEINRLGVGPMGLGGRTTALAVNVELAYTHTAGLPVAVNVQCWAARRATAIVYPDGFFEVTQREYPRG
- a CDS encoding FumA C-terminus/TtdB family hydratase beta subunit, whose amino-acid sequence is MTEHHLEVPLEKEERLTELEVGDVVYLSGTIITARDKAHQRIFEEGEEPPVDLEGAAVFHAGPVVRRVDDGYELVVIGPTTSTRMAKYLEDIVDAGVKLIVGKGGMGPDAPEVMKDRAVYLTAPGGCAALLAERVKSIREVHWLDLGVPEAIWVLEVEEFGPLIVTVDAHGNELAGE
- the purO gene encoding IMP cyclohydrolase, which codes for MYVGRFLLAGKLEDGTPIAVYGVCSRSFSDRRIEVREGAAFVVPEDPSYITENPYVTYTCARIVDEFLVLTNGAQTDPIADKLESGVPPREALVSVTFAMDYEHDEYNTPRISLITDGETFWLGRVAPEEVYFRVMKPKDGEGYLLSVYGEYAEVPSKPNMTLDREDPLECDPVPSFEHYVCSVIARHDGGRWSLEAR
- the rqcH gene encoding ribosome rescue protein RqcH, with amino-acid sequence MTSFDVRATARELDSLLEGALIDKIYQVGERELKVKVHVPGVGSHYLVWEPGMRVHLTWRPKPSPDQPTSVSQALRNTLSGDRIERVTQLGFDRILRFDLRSGRRVHVELLPKGTLAVTDENNVIERAFPARRFRNRAVVPGEVYEPPEGPPDPYELDRDAFLELLLEADRDLVRTLAVDVGLGGLYAEEVLLRAGLYERRESHASEFEEDELEELYETLRDLLEQISEGDLRPTLYRTTERDYVDVTPVPLERYSDELEMEEQDTFQRALDEYYVTKFLAEKEREVREEWEREKRRLERTIERQRSSIEQLRTKAEKLRGRANALYLNYNLVDGILSELRKAERKGYSLDEIKRRIQEAKGSGIEEVERIADIDVENRRVILRLPGENGEVTVPVPIDSDVHSTASKLFDRAKELERKAERAQEVLREQERELEKLLEEGPPEVELEELTVELTKRRKKDWYERFRWFISSDGFVVIGGSDAHTNEIILRRYLEEHDILVHAHVHGAPHVVIKTEGEEVPETTLREAAIFAASYSRAWRWGLKAADVYWVTADQVDKSAEAPHGGAIIRGKRNWFRRTELKVAIGVQEVEGGYRVMGGPVSAVKKHCMTYGVLEPGNERKSDVARRLFELFKKEVENLRRYLTVDDVMRAMPPGNARLLEVG